A genomic stretch from Oryzias latipes chromosome 24, ASM223467v1 includes:
- the fam84a gene encoding protein FAM84A — MGNQLDRITHLNYSELPTGDPSGLEKDELRVGVAYFFSDEEEEVDDRTPSDCGFTKDHSPTEEEPYPVSEVEYSAFCSQECIFSKLRENEDLNVYSVKTLLTMCKPGDLLELVGTAQPPHWVIYEHDDQIIHLHKGEIRKDSLLEISNGRHGRIVNNRYRFRPLPPDLVMQNAVGHLSLRSEEICWTNSESFAAWCRFGKREFKAGGEAHSAEQQYFLKVHLSGSGVHTLVFRSLEDMIRERRRVDASGILKELSLVNGGKD; from the coding sequence ATGGGAAATCAACTGGACCGGATCACCCACCTCAACTACAGCGAACTGCCCACGGGGGATCCGTCCGGGCTGGAGAAGGACGAGCTTCGGGTCGGCGTAGCCTACTTCTTCTCtgacgaagaggaggaggttGACGACCGCACTCCGTCCGACTGCGGCTTCACCAAGGACCACAGCCCGACAGAGGAGGAGCCCTACCCGGTCAGCGAGGTGGAGTACTCAGCCTTCTGCTCCCAGGAATGCATCTTTTCCAAGCTGCGGGAAAATGAGGACTTGAATGTGTACTCGGTCAAAACTTTGCTGACTATGTGCAAACCAGGGGACCTACTGGAGCTAGTGGGCACTGCGCAACCCCCCCACTGGGTCATTTACGAGCATGACGACCAGATTATTCATCTGCACAAAGGTGAGATCCGCAAGGACAGCCTGTTGGAGATCAGCAACGGGCGTCACGGGAGAATAGTCAACAATCGGTACCGATTTCGACCGCTCCCCCCAGACCTGGTGATGCAGAACGCGGTGGGACACCTGAGCCTGAGAAGCGAGGAGATTTGCTGGACCAATTCGGAAAGTTTCGCAGCTTGGTGCCGCTTTGGGAAGCGGGAGTTCAAAGCAGGTGGGGAGGCGCACTCCGCGGAGCAGCAGTATTTCCTCAAAGTGCACCTGTCCGGCAGTGGAGTGCACACTCTGGTGTTTCGCAGCCTGGAGGATATGATCCGTGAGAGGCGGCGCGTGGACGCCAGTGGAATTCTCAAAGAGCTGTCTTTGGTTAACGGGGGCAAAGACTGA